AGGAAGCCTTTTTGCGGATTTGACGATTGTTCAGAAAGTGGAGTCGAGCGGTGTGATGGGTCAGCCGCCTAGAAATGGGACGATGACGATTTACATCAAGGGTTCGATGGCAAAAATCGAAAACATGGGTCCTTCCATGTCTGAAATTGTCGATCTTGACTCGGGTAAATTTTACATGATGAACGCCACTCAAAAAACCGTCATGGTCATGACAACGGACAACATCAAACAGTTCTCAGGGATGATGGGAAATGGCAAAGTGGCTAGCCCCACAGCCGAAAAAACGGGAAATTCTAAAACGGTCAATGGATTTTCGTGTGAAGAATACAAAATTACGACGAGGGGTCTTGTTTCATCACAAACCCTCGCATGTATCTCAGATCAAATTGATACAAAGGATATCGAAAAATTCCGTCAACTCTCTGCAGATCTTTCAAAACAATTTGGAGGGCTTCCTCCTGAAATAAAGGGTTATCCTGTTATCTCGGACGCAAAATTAACCGTCATGGGCAAAGAAGTCACCACGCACTCAGAATTGGTGAGCGTTTCCAAAGATGCCATCCCAGATTCTATCTTTGTTGTTCCACCGGATTATCAAGTGAGAGAAATGCCCAAGCTCCCTCGGCCAGGATTGGCTACAAAATAGAAGTGATCGCTGCTAAATGATGAATACTTACGCTTGAGATTTTTTCCTCTAGAGGATAGGCGTCTTTCCCGGGATAAACGACCCAAAGATGTTCAAGGGTAAGATCTTCAATTGCTGATTTCATCGATTGGGTGACCTTGGGAGTGTCTGAATATTTTATTTCAATGCCGAAAGGTTTTCCATTTTTAAAAAACAGAAGATCCAATTCTGCTCCCGTATGGAGGGCCCAGAAAAAAACCTCTTCTTCTCTTAAACGAAGGAAGCTCACGATCTGTTCGATCGCAAAACCTTCCCAGGAAGCAC
This sequence is a window from Chlamydiota bacterium. Protein-coding genes within it:
- a CDS encoding DUF4412 domain-containing protein — encoded protein: GSLFADLTIVQKVESSGVMGQPPRNGTMTIYIKGSMAKIENMGPSMSEIVDLDSGKFYMMNATQKTVMVMTTDNIKQFSGMMGNGKVASPTAEKTGNSKTVNGFSCEEYKITTRGLVSSQTLACISDQIDTKDIEKFRQLSADLSKQFGGLPPEIKGYPVISDAKLTVMGKEVTTHSELVSVSKDAIPDSIFVVPPDYQVREMPKLPRPGLATK